One segment of Niabella beijingensis DNA contains the following:
- a CDS encoding helix-turn-helix domain-containing protein, translating to MSAAQEYPKVYLYRRIVQAKLFIDVNYADKIDLDNISDEAYFSKFHFIRLFKTVYGKTPHQYLKATRIEKAKQLLREGKPVSDACFLVGFDSLSSFSGLFKRMVGQSASAYAAHYQQNKEQKAKTPLAFIPGCYAYQHGWTENSNFEETDQ from the coding sequence ATGAGCGCAGCACAGGAATACCCCAAGGTTTATTTGTACCGCAGGATCGTACAGGCAAAGTTGTTTATTGATGTCAATTATGCCGATAAGATCGATCTGGATAATATTTCCGACGAAGCTTATTTTTCAAAATTCCATTTTATACGCCTTTTTAAAACGGTATATGGGAAAACACCGCATCAGTATTTAAAAGCTACACGTATTGAAAAAGCCAAACAACTGCTGCGTGAGGGCAAACCCGTATCGGATGCCTGTTTCCTGGTTGGTTTCGACAGCCTGAGCTCTTTCAGCGGTCTTTTTAAACGGATGGTGGGGCAATCAGCGTCTGCCTACGCCGCACATTACCAACAGAACAAGGAGCAAAAAGCCAAAACACCGCTGGCTTTTATACCCGGCTGTTATGCCTACCAGCATGGCTGGACGGAAAATAGCAATTTTGAAGAAACAGACCAGTAA
- a CDS encoding VOC family protein, with the protein MITKMTVTNIHVLDQDSAYDFYINKLGFTLVDDIPMGPDTRWLTVSPPEQPDLQLVLFPVKVSKMFPKETADALIKLIKQGIFGCGVLTCNDIFATYEELKAKGVEFIKPPTKEFYGTEALFKDDSGNYFSLQPLNNFDQQP; encoded by the coding sequence ATGATTACAAAAATGACCGTTACCAACATCCATGTTCTGGACCAGGACAGTGCCTATGATTTTTATATAAACAAACTGGGCTTTACCCTGGTGGACGATATTCCCATGGGGCCGGACACGAGATGGCTTACCGTATCACCTCCCGAGCAACCAGACCTGCAACTGGTACTCTTCCCCGTAAAAGTGAGCAAAATGTTTCCGAAGGAAACCGCAGATGCATTGATCAAACTGATTAAACAGGGGATCTTTGGCTGCGGGGTGCTTACCTGCAACGATATCTTTGCCACCTATGAAGAACTGAAGGCCAAGGGCGTGGAATTTATAAAACCACCTACCAAGGAGTTCTACGGCACGGAAGCCCTTTTTAAAGACGACTCCGGCAATTACTTTTCGCTTCAGCCACTGAACAATTTTGACCAGCAGCCGTAA